The following are from one region of the Paenibacillus protaetiae genome:
- a CDS encoding ABC transporter ATP-binding protein: protein MKDLLYFVRRFYQVSGFKLFFTLVMTFIISCLDGIGIYFIIPLLGSIQVIGMQSVNQIPVVSSMLAYMQSLHFPVHLPVILAIYVVVVGGQAILQKQQTVMNASMMQAYIRTLRNELYRGLLSAKWEFYLSRRKSDFNQVLADEMERVTYAVGLSIQMVLSFAFTAIQIGLACWISPLLTAVVLLFGGLLALFSRKFMHQSKRLGEKTTELSQKYYAGIYDHFSGIKDIKSNQLEQPHIYWFNQISRNMENNAIQMIKMNTTSQLIYKLASLVLIAGFVYLALNVFYTSPEQLIVTVLILSRLWPRFVGIQNNFEQLYASFSAFRTVRELQADYAEQKEPGHSHGGSSGRPEPGAIQCTNVYYRYNSNDSHYALKAINLYIPAKKMTAIVGKSGAGKSTLVDLLMGLIHPESGQVYYAGGSLLEEQQLLALRSAIGYVPQDPFLFHDSIRENLKLVDPYATDRELWEALRFSASEEFVRNLPDGLDTVIGDRGIRLSGGERQRIVLARAILKKPAILVLDEATSALDSENERRIQAALDGLKGQMTIIVIAHRLSTIRHADQVIVLEKGEIIQQGGYEQLAQESKGVFKQLLNYQTGA, encoded by the coding sequence ATGAAGGATCTACTTTATTTCGTCCGGCGATTTTACCAAGTTTCCGGATTTAAGCTGTTTTTTACGCTGGTAATGACGTTTATAATCAGCTGTTTGGATGGAATTGGCATTTATTTCATTATTCCACTATTAGGTTCAATTCAAGTTATTGGGATGCAGAGCGTTAACCAGATACCGGTCGTATCATCCATGCTGGCATATATGCAGTCTTTGCATTTTCCCGTTCACTTGCCTGTCATTCTTGCTATCTACGTCGTTGTGGTGGGAGGACAAGCGATCCTGCAGAAACAGCAGACCGTAATGAATGCAAGCATGATGCAGGCTTATATTCGAACGCTTCGCAATGAGCTTTACCGGGGGCTGCTTTCTGCCAAATGGGAATTTTATCTGTCAAGACGAAAATCGGATTTTAATCAAGTGCTTGCAGATGAAATGGAACGTGTGACGTATGCCGTTGGTTTATCGATTCAAATGGTCTTATCCTTTGCGTTTACAGCGATTCAGATTGGGCTGGCATGCTGGATTTCCCCTTTGCTAACAGCTGTTGTCCTTCTGTTTGGCGGTTTGCTTGCCTTATTTTCAAGAAAATTTATGCATCAATCCAAGCGGCTTGGTGAAAAAACAACAGAACTTTCGCAAAAATATTATGCCGGAATTTATGATCATTTCAGCGGTATAAAGGATATTAAAAGCAATCAATTAGAACAGCCGCATATTTATTGGTTTAACCAAATTAGTCGCAATATGGAAAATAATGCAATTCAGATGATCAAGATGAACACGACATCACAGCTTATTTATAAATTAGCGTCATTAGTATTGATTGCCGGTTTTGTTTATTTAGCTTTAAATGTTTTTTATACTTCTCCGGAACAATTAATTGTTACCGTATTAATCCTTTCCCGCTTATGGCCAAGATTCGTTGGCATTCAAAACAATTTTGAACAATTATATGCCAGCTTCTCTGCATTCCGCACCGTCAGAGAACTTCAAGCTGATTATGCAGAGCAGAAAGAACCGGGTCATTCACACGGGGGAAGTTCCGGCCGCCCAGAACCGGGAGCAATTCAATGCACGAATGTGTACTACCGGTATAATTCGAACGATTCCCATTATGCGCTGAAAGCTATCAATCTTTATATACCTGCTAAAAAGATGACCGCCATCGTTGGAAAATCGGGAGCTGGCAAAAGCACGCTGGTTGATCTTCTAATGGGGCTTATTCATCCCGAAAGCGGCCAGGTTTATTATGCCGGAGGTTCACTGCTAGAAGAACAGCAGCTGCTTGCTTTACGCAGCGCAATTGGTTATGTCCCGCAAGATCCGTTTCTATTTCATGACAGCATCAGAGAAAATTTAAAGCTGGTTGACCCATACGCCACTGACCGCGAGTTGTGGGAGGCGCTGCGGTTTTCGGCTTCCGAGGAGTTTGTCCGCAATCTTCCGGATGGGCTGGATACGGTAATTGGGGATCGCGGCATCCGCTTGTCGGGCGGGGAACGCCAACGTATCGTGCTGGCAAGAGCAATCTTGAAGAAGCCGGCTATTCTGGTACTGGATGAAGCAACCAGCGCATTGGACAGCGAAAATGAACGCCGGATTCAAGCGGCTTTAGACGGCCTTAAAGGTCAAATGACGATTATCGTAATTGCTCACCGGCTTTCTACGATTCGCCACGCTGATCAAGTTATTGTTTTGGAGAAGGGCGAAATTATTCAGCAAGGCGGGTATGAGCAGCTTGCCCAAGAAAGTAAAGGAGTTTTCAAGCAGCTGCTTAATTATCAAACGGGGGCTTAG
- a CDS encoding lasso peptide biosynthesis B2 protein → MLRRLRRFNRYPFDLKLLFIEAFFYLAWGRVFKMVPFAKASSSLGERMTETSFDRAGAEQEIVLRKITKVLYTMSRYTWWESQCMVKAVAAQKMLERRGISSTLYMGSGRDDKGTMIAHAWLRSGSYYVTGNEQLERYAVVACFGKAAGGKKAASRNMQRASE, encoded by the coding sequence ATGTTGCGAAGATTGCGCAGATTCAACCGCTATCCTTTTGATCTGAAGCTGCTGTTTATAGAGGCTTTTTTCTACTTGGCTTGGGGCCGGGTATTTAAAATGGTTCCTTTTGCTAAAGCTTCTTCCTCACTGGGAGAACGTATGACAGAGACCTCATTTGACCGCGCAGGAGCGGAACAGGAAATAGTGCTCAGGAAGATAACCAAGGTTTTGTATACGATGAGCCGTTATACGTGGTGGGAAAGCCAATGTATGGTGAAAGCGGTTGCAGCTCAAAAGATGCTGGAGCGAAGAGGAATTTCCTCTACGCTTTATATGGGAAGCGGTCGCGACGACAAGGGAACTATGATTGCACATGCTTGGCTTAGAAGCGGGAGCTATTATGTAACAGGCAACGAGCAATTGGAACGGTATGCAGTAGTCGCTTGTTTCGGCAAGGCGGCCGGCGGGAAGAAGGCGGCTTCCAGAAACATGCAGCGTGCTTCAGAATGA
- a CDS encoding lasso peptide biosynthesis PqqD family chaperone — MSTLSFSEQEIIVQSQGFLASDMNGEKVMLSIDNGKYYNLGAVGGRIWELVAVPSTIETIVTHLVAEYEIGFEECRQQVSVFLQQLLGEGLVQVQAG, encoded by the coding sequence ATGAGCACATTATCGTTTTCAGAACAAGAAATTATTGTACAATCCCAAGGGTTTCTTGCCAGTGATATGAACGGAGAGAAAGTGATGCTTAGCATAGATAACGGCAAGTATTATAACTTGGGAGCGGTCGGTGGACGGATATGGGAGCTTGTTGCGGTCCCAAGTACGATAGAGACGATAGTCACTCATCTGGTTGCCGAATATGAGATTGGATTTGAAGAATGCAGGCAGCAAGTATCGGTATTTTTACAGCAGCTTCTTGGAGAAGGGCTTGTTCAAGTTCAAGCAGGATGA
- a CDS encoding aldolase: MTNIAAFTYKLFGLLVTSDIKLQEAEEQTGIEKFDVIIQYGKEVSLDRFAGGYYSLEDTDFYFYVPEAAVYCISSGSRITVSPVIGADEAKIRLFLLGTCIGILLMQRRIIPLHGSVVTINGKAYAVVGESGAGKSTLAAAFIARGYPLLTDDVIAVRMDAADDVPVVHPSYPQQKLWQASLDHFGREANGYSSIYQRANKFAIPIRDNFCSSPLPLAGIFELSKTEDSQPALLAYSQMEGLHILNVHTYRIQLIHMLQLQQWHFGQIARLAAAVPVYRLIRPAEGFTAFELVQQIVNEIQKEEVIL, encoded by the coding sequence GTGACAAACATAGCGGCATTTACATATAAATTGTTTGGTTTGCTTGTAACAAGCGATATCAAACTGCAGGAAGCGGAAGAGCAGACTGGCATCGAAAAATTCGATGTAATAATTCAATACGGCAAGGAAGTTTCACTCGACCGATTTGCAGGCGGTTACTATTCACTTGAAGATACGGACTTCTACTTCTATGTGCCGGAAGCGGCAGTTTATTGCATCTCATCGGGAAGCCGAATTACGGTTTCTCCGGTTATCGGAGCAGATGAAGCCAAAATTCGCTTGTTCCTGCTGGGTACCTGTATAGGAATTCTCCTTATGCAGAGGAGGATTATTCCGCTGCATGGCAGCGTTGTCACAATAAACGGGAAAGCCTATGCCGTCGTTGGCGAATCTGGGGCAGGAAAGTCGACATTAGCGGCTGCTTTTATTGCTAGGGGTTACCCATTATTGACGGACGATGTAATTGCCGTCCGTATGGACGCTGCCGATGACGTTCCGGTCGTACATCCGTCCTATCCGCAGCAGAAGCTGTGGCAAGCAAGTCTTGATCATTTTGGACGAGAGGCTAACGGCTATAGCTCGATCTACCAGAGAGCGAATAAGTTTGCTATTCCAATCAGAGACAATTTTTGCTCGAGTCCGCTTCCTTTAGCAGGAATATTCGAGTTATCCAAAACAGAGGATTCGCAGCCTGCGCTGCTTGCTTATAGCCAGATGGAAGGGCTGCATATTTTAAATGTGCATACTTACCGCATTCAGCTTATCCATATGCTGCAGCTGCAGCAATGGCATTTCGGACAAATCGCTCGCCTTGCGGCTGCAGTACCCGTTTATCGGCTGATACGCCCGGCCGAAGGTTTTACAGCGTTTGAATTGGTTCAACAAATCGTAAACGAAATCCAAAAAGAGGAGGTTATTTTGTAA
- a CDS encoding nucleotidyltransferase domain-containing protein, producing the protein MANNLTETQNITKELSLLLKIISSKLVDHNQFFNIDWDEFINLAFHHRVYPVLYVKLKELDNPAVPPAVMAKLQASYFENGFNMLKLSSDLEKINRSFSDHQIDSILLKGPILASMLYGDISLRTSKDLDILVNPEHLFEAEEVLLSLGYVSNDERITKRWMLRKKHHISYYHPLTQTRIELHWQMSSRVRGISFKLLWKRRITFSLSGNPINYLSQEDLFIYLIIHGARHGWFRLRWLQDIDQMISNEMVDAEKLKLVYLEYGSEYLGGQALLLCSELYSTKVPQQLFFLINDHRSYKLANSSLFFINKKIDISTISDKNILDAHKKYNCILLSVKQKIWFALDSIYPSYKDYLMLPLPQKLHFLYYPLRPLLWFWRRMKREVI; encoded by the coding sequence ATGGCAAACAATTTAACTGAGACTCAAAATATAACGAAAGAATTATCTCTCCTATTGAAGATTATTAGTTCAAAATTAGTTGACCATAATCAATTTTTTAATATTGATTGGGATGAGTTTATAAACTTGGCATTTCATCACCGAGTATACCCGGTTCTATATGTGAAACTAAAAGAGCTTGACAATCCTGCTGTTCCTCCTGCAGTTATGGCAAAACTTCAAGCGTCATATTTTGAGAATGGGTTCAATATGCTGAAATTAAGTTCCGATTTAGAGAAAATAAATCGGTCTTTTTCTGATCATCAAATAGATTCCATTTTGTTAAAAGGACCTATTCTAGCGTCTATGTTATATGGAGATATATCGCTTCGTACCTCGAAAGATTTGGATATACTTGTTAATCCCGAGCATTTGTTTGAAGCGGAAGAGGTTTTATTGAGCTTAGGGTATGTATCCAATGATGAGAGAATAACGAAGAGATGGATGTTGAGAAAAAAACATCACATTTCTTATTATCACCCTTTAACTCAGACTCGGATTGAACTACATTGGCAGATGAGTTCTCGAGTGCGAGGTATTAGTTTTAAACTACTGTGGAAGCGCCGTATAACATTTTCTTTATCTGGAAATCCCATCAATTACTTAAGTCAAGAAGATTTATTTATATATCTAATAATACACGGAGCCAGACATGGTTGGTTTCGGCTAAGATGGCTACAAGATATAGATCAAATGATTAGTAATGAAATGGTAGATGCAGAAAAATTAAAGTTAGTTTATCTAGAATATGGAAGTGAGTATTTAGGAGGGCAGGCTCTTCTCTTGTGTTCTGAATTATATTCAACAAAAGTCCCTCAACAATTATTTTTTCTGATTAACGACCACCGATCATACAAATTGGCTAATAGTTCCCTTTTCTTTATCAATAAAAAGATAGATATATCAACAATATCAGATAAAAATATACTGGACGCACACAAGAAATATAATTGCATATTGTTATCGGTTAAACAAAAAATTTGGTTTGCACTTGATAGCATCTATCCCAGTTATAAAGACTATTTAATGCTCCCACTGCCCCAAAAACTTCATTTTCTTTATTATCCGTTAAGGCCGCTTTTATGGTTTTGGAGACGAATGAAACGTGAAGTAATTTAA
- a CDS encoding UDP-glucose dehydrogenase family protein, which translates to MKLSVIGTGYVGLVSGVCFAELGNEVTCVDISREKINLLNDGIVPIYEPGLKELIDRNKELNRLTFTTDLNEAVKQTDVVIIAVGTPSMPNGEANLSYIQKAARQIGEAINGYKVIVTKSTVPVGTNEKVGSIISQYSTYSFDIASVPEFLREGSAVIDTLNPDRIIIGTESERAAAVLWDLHSPLTDQIIITDIRSSEMIKYASNAFLATKISFINEIANICEKVGANVEKVALGMGMDHRIGSAFLKAGIGYGGSCFPKDTQALIQIAGQMDYDFKLLKSVVDVNNDQRFNVIRKLKEILGDLEGCTIGIWGLAFKPETDDVRDAPAFEIISAILELGANVKAYDPIAADNFRNRLDDPRIQYCSSSMEAAHDADALCILTEWEEFKSTPLPDIQTWLKSPNLIDGRNIFQEEELNGTPFVYYSVGRPSMSQGTKAQSPIIA; encoded by the coding sequence ATGAAACTCTCCGTAATCGGCACGGGATATGTAGGGCTTGTCTCTGGCGTATGTTTTGCGGAACTGGGTAACGAGGTTACCTGTGTGGATATATCAAGAGAAAAGATCAATTTGCTGAATGATGGCATTGTGCCAATTTATGAACCAGGGCTAAAAGAGTTAATTGACCGTAATAAAGAATTAAATCGTCTTACCTTTACAACAGATTTGAATGAGGCTGTAAAGCAGACAGATGTCGTTATAATAGCAGTCGGTACTCCTTCGATGCCGAATGGTGAAGCTAACCTTTCATATATTCAGAAAGCAGCAAGGCAGATCGGGGAAGCAATAAACGGCTATAAAGTAATCGTCACCAAAAGTACGGTTCCTGTTGGAACAAATGAAAAAGTAGGCTCAATAATCTCCCAATATTCAACGTATTCTTTTGATATTGCTTCCGTTCCTGAGTTTCTAAGGGAAGGGTCGGCTGTAATAGATACGTTAAATCCGGACCGTATTATTATAGGAACCGAAAGCGAGAGAGCTGCTGCAGTTTTATGGGATTTGCACAGCCCATTAACGGACCAAATCATTATTACAGATATCCGCAGCTCGGAAATGATTAAGTATGCATCGAATGCATTCCTTGCCACCAAAATTTCTTTTATTAATGAGATCGCTAATATTTGTGAAAAGGTGGGCGCAAATGTCGAGAAAGTAGCGCTTGGTATGGGAATGGATCACCGTATCGGTTCAGCATTCCTAAAAGCCGGTATTGGGTATGGTGGATCTTGTTTTCCAAAGGATACGCAGGCGTTAATTCAAATTGCTGGTCAAATGGACTATGATTTTAAATTGCTTAAGTCAGTTGTTGATGTTAATAATGATCAGCGTTTTAACGTAATTCGTAAGCTTAAGGAGATACTTGGGGATTTGGAAGGATGTACGATTGGTATATGGGGGCTAGCATTTAAGCCAGAGACGGATGATGTTCGTGATGCTCCGGCATTTGAAATTATCTCGGCCATTTTAGAGCTGGGGGCAAATGTGAAAGCATATGATCCCATAGCTGCGGATAACTTCCGTAACCGACTTGACGATCCGCGCATTCAGTATTGCAGCAGTAGCATGGAAGCCGCTCACGATGCTGATGCATTATGTATTCTTACTGAGTGGGAGGAATTTAAATCAACACCATTACCTGATATTCAGACTTGGCTTAAGTCCCCCAATCTAATAGATGGACGTAATATTTTTCAGGAAGAAGAATTAAATGGAACTCCGTTTGTTTATTATTCGGTTGGTCGTCCAAGCATGAGCCAGGGGACTAAAGCTCAAAGTCCAATAATAGCTTGA
- a CDS encoding glycosyltransferase encodes MRESLLEYGNERIIFRNCVLEFGYIVNTVTFELDLETMNHTLRTTLDELPLQVSEEMRYLSSVRPAAVMSDISAIPIAAAHELGIPTIGLSNFTWYSAYAELFSNEMLQPLYDAYEKMDYFIQYEGVGVNEPNWGRFGQLRANFFSRKPNWAEVDRLRAELDPTSYKTIILFAVGLGVTITDFKDMMIWNDSSCLFVVSSNMNIEGSNVIRIPNTYLETQNYVAASDLVISKPGWGTVSEAVVASKPLVLVDRKQFSEDYNTVDALYRREYPFCRIDWFSLKGISRLNDIQVNPGTTMQLDNEMNLSGISAYIEKIIKEWVE; translated from the coding sequence TTGAGGGAATCGTTATTGGAGTATGGTAACGAACGAATTATATTTCGAAATTGTGTGTTGGAATTTGGTTACATCGTAAATACGGTAACGTTTGAACTTGATTTAGAAACAATGAATCATACACTGCGAACTACACTTGATGAGTTACCTCTACAAGTTTCAGAAGAAATGAGATACTTGTCCTCTGTCAGACCAGCAGCAGTGATGTCAGATATTTCTGCCATTCCTATTGCAGCAGCTCACGAACTAGGGATTCCAACTATTGGGTTATCAAACTTCACATGGTATTCCGCTTATGCAGAACTTTTTTCGAATGAAATGCTGCAGCCGTTGTATGATGCTTACGAAAAAATGGACTACTTCATACAGTACGAAGGTGTTGGAGTAAACGAGCCTAACTGGGGGCGATTTGGCCAATTACGAGCTAATTTTTTTAGCCGTAAGCCAAACTGGGCAGAGGTTGATCGATTAAGGGCAGAGTTGGATCCTACAAGTTATAAAACGATTATCTTATTTGCAGTTGGTTTGGGGGTTACCATTACAGACTTTAAAGACATGATGATTTGGAATGACTCCTCATGTCTATTTGTTGTTTCTTCGAATATGAACATAGAAGGCTCAAATGTAATAAGAATACCTAATACATATTTGGAAACCCAAAATTATGTTGCAGCTTCTGATTTGGTTATTAGTAAACCTGGCTGGGGTACAGTAAGCGAAGCGGTAGTAGCAAGCAAACCACTGGTGCTGGTGGATAGAAAACAATTTTCGGAAGATTACAATACAGTAGATGCATTATACAGAAGAGAGTATCCGTTTTGCCGAATAGATTGGTTTTCATTAAAAGGAATAAGCAGACTGAATGATATTCAGGTGAATCCAGGTACAACTATGCAACTGGATAATGAAATGAATTTAAGCGGTATATCTGCTTACATAGAGAAAATCATTAAGGAGTGGGTGGAATGA
- a CDS encoding sugar phosphate nucleotidyltransferase, producing MKLVLLSGGSGKRLWPLSNDARSKQFLKVLENDDRELVSMVQRVWGQIDKFGLAESSYIATGKSQIEMMHSQIGSTVPLIIEPDRRDTFPAIALTAAYLYSVAKVSLEEVIAILPVDPYVEGHFFYTVKSLEKIIQTTGADLALIGVKPTYPSGKYGYIIPDQRYFENNGALKVSHFQEKPSEEAAVGLIEQNAFWNCGVFSFKLGYLIEILLKNGFPIQYEQLSEQYHTLPKISFDYEVVEKTDNIVVVPYDGYWKDLGTWNTLTEEMKQKQIGKGIISDDCINTHLINELELPVTILGLSNVVVAVSPDGILVTDKSTSPRIKDYINYDQGPMYEEKEWGTIRILDNQKYNDERTVITKRVAVKEGHNLSYRMHLDHEEVWTIVRGQGEFIQNGNYMVVGEGNVLHIPTKTLHTIRAVSDLEMIIVQSGKDTGQVMELFTSWHDVSERCMKVTKGNG from the coding sequence ATGAAACTAGTTCTGTTATCAGGCGGTTCAGGAAAGCGTCTCTGGCCATTATCAAATGATGCGAGGTCAAAGCAATTTTTGAAAGTACTCGAAAACGATGACCGGGAGCTCGTTTCAATGGTACAGCGAGTTTGGGGGCAAATCGACAAATTTGGGTTAGCCGAATCCAGTTATATAGCTACCGGGAAATCACAAATTGAGATGATGCACAGCCAAATTGGATCTACAGTACCTCTTATCATTGAACCGGATCGTAGAGATACGTTTCCTGCAATAGCGTTAACGGCTGCATATTTATATTCTGTTGCCAAAGTGAGTTTGGAAGAAGTCATAGCTATATTACCAGTGGACCCTTATGTAGAGGGCCACTTTTTTTATACCGTAAAAAGCTTAGAAAAGATCATACAGACTACTGGTGCGGACTTAGCCCTTATTGGTGTTAAACCAACATATCCTTCCGGCAAGTATGGCTACATCATTCCGGATCAGCGTTATTTCGAAAATAATGGAGCGCTAAAAGTCAGTCACTTTCAGGAGAAGCCCTCCGAAGAAGCAGCTGTTGGCTTAATCGAACAGAATGCTTTTTGGAACTGTGGCGTATTCTCTTTTAAATTAGGATACCTTATTGAAATTTTGCTGAAGAATGGATTCCCTATTCAATATGAACAGTTATCTGAGCAGTACCATACACTACCTAAAATAAGCTTTGATTATGAAGTCGTAGAGAAGACGGATAATATTGTTGTTGTCCCTTATGATGGCTATTGGAAGGATCTTGGTACTTGGAATACGTTGACGGAAGAAATGAAGCAGAAGCAAATCGGAAAAGGGATTATTAGTGATGATTGCATTAATACTCATCTAATAAATGAACTTGAGCTTCCAGTTACCATCCTTGGGTTATCCAATGTAGTGGTAGCGGTGAGTCCAGATGGTATTCTTGTTACGGATAAAAGCACAAGTCCTCGAATAAAAGATTATATCAATTATGATCAAGGCCCAATGTATGAAGAAAAAGAATGGGGAACGATCAGAATATTAGATAATCAAAAATACAATGATGAGAGAACTGTTATAACAAAAAGAGTGGCTGTTAAAGAAGGCCACAACCTGAGTTATCGAATGCATTTGGACCATGAAGAGGTATGGACGATTGTAAGAGGCCAGGGTGAATTTATACAAAATGGCAACTATATGGTCGTAGGGGAAGGTAATGTGCTGCACATCCCAACAAAGACGTTGCACACAATTCGAGCAGTGAGTGATCTCGAAATGATCATTGTTCAAAGCGGAAAGGATACGGGACAGGTTATGGAATTGTTCACATCATGGCATGACGTGTCCGAACGCTGTATGAAAGTCACTAAAGGCAATGGATAA
- a CDS encoding lipopolysaccharide biosynthesis protein, translating to MKENEISLKAAAFINITARYTNIILQIIANAILARLLTANDYGIIAIILVFTSFFVLLSDMGLGAGVIQNKQLKSDDIDNIYSMTIYAGIALMGIFILLSYPISWFYNNDVFIPVGSLLSISVLFSTINIIPNAILMKQKRFKLAGIRTIVISVLSYVVAIILAYYGYKYYALVVQSLVLSSVTYLLNIWSTKLKFKLKFKFSSVKKILGFSAYDFGFNIINYFARNTDSLLTGKFMSSAALGFYSRAYNLMLYPVMNLTHVISPILHPILSDHQDNKEYIFDKYLKVYKLLSLMGIFISVFCYFSAHELINIIYGPNWESTVPCMAALGVSIWFQMTSSSCGSIYRSLGMTSLMFKSVTRFVPIQLVMIFIGVLSKDIMTLSWCVSISFIIKYFIEYYYLVGKGFNKSVIGFLQKNTPEVFIVLLMCVVMLLIKNIPENNVFASLGYKFFACLVTFIVGLVMTKQLKFLMPMVPNRYRNKYANFRLRKSQKNYL from the coding sequence ATGAAAGAAAATGAGATTTCATTAAAGGCTGCTGCTTTCATCAATATAACTGCCAGATATACAAATATCATTTTGCAAATCATTGCTAATGCTATTCTGGCACGTCTTCTTACTGCAAATGACTACGGCATTATTGCCATTATACTTGTATTTACGAGTTTTTTTGTCTTGCTCTCAGATATGGGTTTAGGGGCGGGAGTTATACAAAATAAACAATTGAAGTCTGATGACATCGATAATATTTATTCAATGACCATTTATGCAGGTATTGCTTTAATGGGAATATTTATTTTATTGTCATATCCGATTTCTTGGTTTTATAACAATGATGTGTTTATACCTGTCGGTAGTTTGTTATCTATATCAGTACTATTTTCCACGATTAATATCATACCTAATGCGATATTAATGAAACAAAAACGATTTAAGCTTGCCGGGATCAGAACGATTGTTATTTCGGTTCTAAGCTATGTAGTAGCGATAATTTTAGCTTATTATGGTTATAAATATTATGCCTTAGTTGTTCAATCTTTGGTATTATCCTCCGTAACATACCTCTTAAATATCTGGAGCACGAAACTAAAATTCAAATTGAAGTTTAAATTCTCAAGTGTAAAAAAAATACTTGGTTTTTCTGCTTATGATTTTGGCTTCAATATCATAAACTACTTTGCTCGAAATACAGATAGTCTTCTAACAGGAAAATTTATGAGCAGTGCAGCATTAGGATTTTACAGTAGAGCATACAACCTGATGCTCTATCCTGTTATGAACTTAACTCATGTTATTTCACCAATTTTGCATCCAATATTGTCAGACCATCAAGATAATAAAGAATACATATTTGATAAGTATTTAAAGGTATATAAATTGTTATCTTTAATGGGGATCTTTATTTCGGTGTTTTGTTATTTCTCAGCTCATGAATTGATCAATATAATATATGGTCCCAATTGGGAATCAACAGTACCATGTATGGCCGCACTTGGGGTTTCAATTTGGTTTCAGATGACCTCTTCAAGTTGCGGCAGTATCTACAGGAGTTTAGGGATGACAAGTTTAATGTTTAAGAGCGTCACGCGCTTTGTACCTATTCAACTTGTAATGATTTTTATCGGGGTATTAAGTAAAGACATTATGACATTGTCCTGGTGTGTGAGCATTAGTTTTATTATTAAATACTTTATAGAATATTATTATTTAGTAGGGAAGGGCTTCAATAAATCTGTAATAGGATTTCTACAGAAAAATACCCCAGAAGTATTTATAGTTTTGCTGATGTGTGTTGTTATGTTACTAATTAAAAATATCCCCGAAAATAATGTATTTGCTTCGTTGGGCTATAAGTTCTTTGCTTGTTTAGTTACCTTTATTGTTGGCTTGGTAATGACGAAACAGTTAAAGTTTCTTATGCCAATGGTTCCAAACCGTTATCGAAATAAATACGCCAATTTCCGGTTGAGAAAAAGTCAAAAAAATTATTTATAG